One stretch of Streptomyces sp. NBC_00443 DNA includes these proteins:
- a CDS encoding gas vesicle protein: MTVVERREVALVDLLDRLLAGGVVVTGDITLRIADVDLVRIDLNALISSVNEQVPSPWGELT; this comes from the coding sequence GTGACCGTCGTGGAACGGCGTGAGGTCGCCCTCGTGGACCTGCTCGACCGGCTGCTCGCCGGGGGAGTCGTCGTCACGGGGGACATCACTTTGCGCATCGCGGACGTCGATCTCGTCCGTATCGACCTGAACGCACTGATCAGCTCCGTCAACGAGCAGGTTCCGTCGCCCTGGGGGGAGTTGACGTGA
- a CDS encoding bifunctional phosphatase PAP2/diacylglycerol kinase family protein codes for MSPDVDLTLSKRGRHALRNRLLALDSRLFEFAAERNWPYAERVLPKLSRSANHGVLWFATAAAMAASRTPRGRRAAVRGIASLSLASLTINTLGKRSVRRPRPVLDPVPAIRQLKRQPITTSFPSGHAASAAAFATGVALESPAWGLAVAPIAWSVALSRVYTGVHFPSDVLAGAALGAGAAFAVRGMVPTRDRAVPPARPRTDVPALTEGDGLVVVANKGSGSSDRVHALLDMLPRAELVECEPDNTRAELHKAAERARVLGVCGGDGTVNAAAEVALLYGRPLAVLPGGTLNHFALDLGVEDERDLSRAIQRGEAVRVDVGRFTCDGQQGLFLNTCSLGVYPELVRERDRFEHRVGTWPAGVLAALRVLRSDRHPLHAEVAGRAHPLWMLFAGNGTYHRMGLAPARRLNLADGVLDVRVVHGGRRPALRLLAAAVAGPLTRSPAHAAVQVRRLHLSGVTPGALLAYDGEVTEVGGEVTLEKLPEALTVYRPLPGS; via the coding sequence ATGAGCCCAGACGTCGACCTCACCCTGTCCAAGCGCGGCCGCCATGCCCTGCGCAACCGGCTCCTCGCTCTCGACTCCCGGCTGTTCGAGTTCGCCGCCGAGCGGAACTGGCCGTATGCCGAGCGGGTCCTGCCGAAGCTGAGCCGGAGCGCCAACCACGGGGTGCTGTGGTTCGCGACGGCCGCCGCCATGGCCGCAAGCCGGACACCCCGGGGCCGCAGGGCCGCGGTCCGCGGCATCGCCTCCTTGAGCCTGGCCTCACTGACCATCAACACCCTCGGCAAGCGGTCGGTGCGCCGCCCCCGCCCCGTACTGGACCCCGTACCGGCGATCCGGCAGCTGAAGCGGCAGCCGATCACCACGTCGTTCCCGTCCGGACACGCCGCGTCGGCGGCCGCGTTCGCCACGGGTGTCGCGCTGGAGTCGCCCGCGTGGGGTCTGGCGGTGGCCCCGATCGCCTGGTCGGTCGCGCTGTCGCGGGTGTACACCGGCGTCCACTTCCCGAGCGACGTGCTGGCGGGCGCGGCTCTGGGCGCGGGTGCCGCGTTCGCCGTACGGGGCATGGTGCCGACGCGTGACCGGGCGGTCCCGCCGGCCCGGCCCCGTACGGACGTCCCGGCACTGACCGAGGGAGACGGCCTGGTCGTGGTGGCGAACAAGGGGTCCGGCAGCTCCGACCGGGTGCACGCGCTGCTGGACATGCTGCCGCGCGCCGAGCTCGTCGAGTGCGAACCGGACAACACCCGGGCCGAGTTGCACAAGGCGGCGGAGCGGGCCCGGGTGCTCGGCGTTTGCGGCGGCGACGGCACGGTGAACGCGGCCGCGGAGGTCGCGCTGCTGTACGGGCGGCCCCTCGCGGTGCTGCCCGGCGGCACGTTGAACCACTTCGCGCTCGACCTGGGCGTGGAGGACGAACGCGATCTGAGCCGGGCCATCCAGCGCGGCGAGGCCGTGCGCGTGGACGTGGGCCGGTTCACCTGCGACGGACAGCAGGGTCTGTTCCTCAACACGTGCAGCCTCGGCGTGTATCCGGAGCTGGTGCGCGAGAGGGACCGCTTCGAGCACCGGGTCGGCACCTGGCCGGCCGGAGTGCTCGCGGCCCTGCGCGTCCTGCGCAGCGACCGCCATCCGCTGCACGCCGAAGTCGCGGGCCGCGCCCACCCGTTGTGGATGCTGTTCGCCGGCAACGGCACGTACCACCGGATGGGCCTCGCCCCGGCCCGGCGCCTGAATCTCGCGGACGGCGTGCTCGACGTACGGGTCGTGCACGGCGGTCGCCGGCCCGCGCTGCGCCTGCTCGCGGCCGCCGTGGCGGGCCCGCTGACCCGCTCCCCGGCCCACGCCGCTGTCCAGGTCCGCCGGCTGCACCTGTCCGGTGTCACACCGGGCGCGCTGCTCGCGTACGACGGCGAAGTCACCGAGGTGGGCGGCGAGGTGACGCTGGAGAAGCTGCCGGAGGCGCTGACGGTCTACCGGCCGCTGCCCGGCTCCTGA
- a CDS encoding histidine phosphatase family protein, whose translation MRLLLVRHGQTTANLDYLLDTAVPGAGLTALGEQQAAALPEALADEDIDAIYASTLVRTQRTAAPLAAARGLEVLVRDGIREVFAGDLEMLRGDTEAGHTYMKTVFAWVAGDTELRVPGGESGTEVLARYDSVIAEAAGSGAGAVAMVSHGAVIRMWTAARATNVDVPFAAAHPLDNTGVVVLEGAPESGWKALSWAGAVVTPAGDSGPAGQAVDEDAP comes from the coding sequence ATGCGCCTGCTCCTCGTCCGCCACGGTCAGACCACCGCCAACCTGGACTATCTGCTGGACACGGCAGTCCCGGGCGCTGGCCTGACCGCGCTCGGCGAGCAGCAGGCCGCCGCCCTGCCCGAGGCGCTGGCCGACGAGGACATCGACGCGATCTACGCATCCACCCTGGTCCGCACCCAGCGCACCGCCGCCCCGCTGGCCGCCGCACGCGGCCTGGAGGTGCTCGTCCGGGACGGGATCCGTGAGGTGTTCGCGGGCGATCTGGAGATGCTGCGCGGCGACACGGAGGCCGGGCACACCTACATGAAGACCGTGTTCGCCTGGGTGGCCGGCGACACCGAACTGCGCGTGCCGGGCGGCGAGAGCGGTACCGAGGTGCTGGCGCGCTACGACTCCGTGATCGCCGAGGCCGCCGGCAGCGGGGCCGGGGCCGTCGCCATGGTCAGCCACGGCGCCGTGATCCGCATGTGGACGGCGGCCCGGGCCACCAACGTCGACGTCCCCTTCGCCGCGGCGCACCCGCTCGACAACACCGGGGTGGTGGTCCTGGAAGGGGCGCCCGAAAGCGGCTGGAAGGCGCTCTCGTGGGCGGGAGCGGTCGTCACCCCCGCGGGCGACAGCGGACCGGCCGGACAGGCCGTCGACGAGGACGCGCCGTAG
- a CDS encoding gas vesicle protein GvpG — translation MGLLGEVLLLPFAPVRGSAWVIGQVLQEAERLYYDPATVRAELAALEEQLTSGEIEEDEFDRREDELLDRLEIALGHTAPESDGTAL, via the coding sequence GTGGGGCTGCTCGGAGAGGTACTGCTGCTGCCGTTCGCCCCGGTGCGCGGCAGCGCATGGGTGATCGGACAGGTCTTGCAGGAGGCGGAGCGCCTCTACTACGACCCGGCGACGGTGCGCGCCGAACTCGCCGCCCTGGAGGAGCAGTTGACCTCGGGCGAGATCGAGGAGGACGAGTTCGACCGCCGGGAGGACGAACTCCTCGACCGGCTGGAGATCGCGCTCGGACACACGGCACCGGAAAGTGATGGGACGGCACTATGA
- a CDS encoding DNA primase, producing the protein MNRLGLGLAVGAGYLLGRTKKMKLAFAVGTMVAGKRMHLSPRALADLVSQQLQNNPQFKEIGDQLREDLRGVGQAASGALVERQLDAFADRLHGRTAQVRDQLEGVVPETPDLGGRDEDSEESEYDEPEASDSGSEESEDKPRRKTAKKAPAAPAKKTAKSAAKKAPAKKTAAKKTTAKKTAAKKTTAARGAARSARARVPKGGGER; encoded by the coding sequence ATGAATCGATTGGGACTGGGCCTCGCGGTAGGGGCCGGATACCTGCTCGGACGTACGAAGAAGATGAAACTGGCGTTCGCCGTCGGCACCATGGTGGCCGGCAAGCGGATGCATCTGAGCCCGCGGGCGCTCGCGGACCTGGTGTCTCAGCAACTGCAGAACAACCCGCAGTTCAAGGAGATCGGGGACCAGCTGCGCGAGGACCTGCGCGGTGTCGGACAGGCCGCGTCGGGCGCCCTCGTCGAGCGGCAGCTCGACGCCTTCGCCGACCGGCTGCACGGGCGCACCGCACAGGTGCGTGACCAGCTGGAGGGCGTGGTTCCCGAGACTCCGGATCTCGGTGGCAGGGACGAGGACTCCGAGGAGTCGGAGTACGACGAGCCCGAGGCCTCGGATTCCGGGTCCGAGGAGTCCGAGGACAAGCCGCGCCGGAAGACGGCCAAGAAGGCTCCGGCGGCTCCGGCGAAGAAGACCGCCAAGTCGGCGGCCAAGAAGGCGCCCGCCAAGAAGACGGCGGCCAAGAAGACGACAGCGAAGAAGACGGCCGCCAAGAAGACGACCGCCGCACGAGGGGCCGCCCGGAGCGCGCGGGCCCGGGTGCCGAAGGGTGGTGGCGAGCGATGA
- a CDS encoding gas vesicle protein GvpO — MTDSQNSPKSSRQRQERQGGADDKPTPMEVLRQARAQLAELTGKDAETVSSFEHTEDGWALEIEVLELSRVPDTMSLMASYQVELDHQGQLTGYRRVRRYERGRSDARRSGGR, encoded by the coding sequence ATGACTGATTCACAGAACTCACCCAAATCATCCAGACAACGACAGGAACGACAGGGCGGGGCGGACGACAAGCCGACCCCCATGGAGGTGTTGCGCCAGGCACGCGCCCAGCTCGCCGAACTCACCGGCAAGGACGCCGAGACGGTGTCCTCGTTCGAACATACCGAGGACGGCTGGGCACTGGAGATCGAGGTCCTGGAGCTGAGCCGCGTCCCCGACACGATGAGCCTGATGGCGAGCTACCAGGTGGAACTCGACCACCAGGGGCAGCTCACCGGCTATCGCCGTGTCCGCCGCTACGAACGCGGACGGTCCGACGCACGCAGGTCCGGCGGCCGCTAG
- a CDS encoding SRPBCC family protein: MTDTLGSASSTARGAKESLSGVAQSEAADRLKAELRDYVAAQATRLLTDAGRKLGETTGKLNDIAEGKSPGLGKLALDGGRKLAEGKGPLRSALELGASRAKDSVTGALKNLVGGKGKGKGGAGKKPTVILEYVDVGVPLRTAYDQWTQYQDFSTFAKGVKNANRADDTSSDWQLKVFWSNRSWKAHTTEQVPDDRIAWSSEGAKGTTKGVVSFHRLAENLTRVLLVIEYYPKGLFEKTGNIWRAQGRRARLDLKNYVRFITLKGEAEDGWRGEIRDGEVVRSHEDAVAEEDEEAYEGEEEEDEEAPRAEEEEEAGPDEEDAEYSDEDAEEPEEEYEAEGEADDEYEYEDEPEAEEESEKEPEDEDVDEAEYAGGGSRR; this comes from the coding sequence ATGACCGACACGCTCGGATCTGCGAGTTCGACCGCCCGCGGGGCGAAGGAATCGCTCAGCGGCGTCGCCCAGAGTGAGGCAGCCGACCGGCTCAAGGCCGAACTGCGGGACTACGTGGCCGCACAGGCCACGCGATTGCTGACCGACGCCGGCCGCAAGCTCGGCGAGACCACGGGGAAGCTGAACGACATAGCCGAGGGCAAGAGCCCGGGCTTGGGCAAACTCGCCCTGGACGGCGGCCGCAAGCTCGCCGAGGGCAAGGGCCCCCTGCGCTCCGCCCTGGAGCTGGGCGCCTCCCGGGCCAAGGACAGCGTGACCGGGGCGCTGAAGAACCTCGTCGGCGGCAAGGGCAAAGGCAAGGGCGGTGCGGGCAAGAAGCCCACCGTCATCCTCGAGTACGTCGACGTCGGCGTACCGCTGCGCACCGCCTACGACCAGTGGACCCAGTACCAGGACTTCAGCACCTTCGCGAAGGGCGTGAAGAACGCGAACCGTGCCGACGACACCAGTTCCGACTGGCAGCTGAAGGTCTTCTGGTCCAACCGCAGCTGGAAGGCGCACACCACGGAGCAGGTGCCCGACGACCGCATCGCGTGGTCGTCGGAGGGCGCCAAGGGCACCACGAAGGGCGTCGTCTCCTTCCACCGGCTCGCCGAGAACCTCACCCGCGTCCTGCTGGTCATCGAGTACTACCCCAAGGGCCTGTTCGAGAAGACCGGCAACATCTGGCGCGCCCAGGGCCGCCGCGCCCGCCTCGACCTCAAGAACTACGTCCGCTTCATCACCCTCAAGGGCGAGGCGGAGGACGGCTGGCGCGGGGAGATCCGCGACGGCGAGGTCGTCCGCAGCCACGAGGACGCGGTCGCGGAGGAGGACGAGGAGGCGTACGAAGGAGAAGAGGAGGAGGACGAGGAAGCGCCTCGCGCCGAGGAGGAGGAAGAGGCCGGGCCGGACGAGGAGGACGCGGAGTACTCGGACGAGGACGCGGAGGAGCCGGAGGAGGAGTACGAGGCCGAGGGCGAGGCCGATGACGAGTACGAGTACGAAGACGAACCCGAGGCCGAGGAGGAGTCCGAGAAGGAGCCCGAGGACGAGGACGTCGACGAGGCCGAGTACGCCGGTGGCGGGAGCCGCCGATGA
- a CDS encoding GvpL/GvpF family gas vesicle protein, with protein sequence MTALRYVYAVCRPFRSALQVQLTGVAGAPPKQLTHHGLIAVVSTVPEADFAEEPLRAHLEDMEWLTATARAHQTVIDSLTVVTTPLPLRLATVFRDDSGVRTMMEAREEDFRRILDRLEGRVEWGVKVYAETEPTEAVQPTESAGPTETGRSESAATSGRDYLRRRRTQTRAREDVWQKTAAFAGRLHEKLSAFAEDSRLHAPQSATLSGASGQNVLNAAYLVPRADSEEFVELVDREKDDVPGIRVELTGPWAAYSFTEEFAEEPEERQ encoded by the coding sequence ATGACCGCACTGCGTTACGTCTACGCCGTCTGCCGCCCCTTTCGCTCGGCCCTCCAGGTCCAGCTGACGGGGGTGGCCGGGGCGCCGCCGAAGCAGCTGACCCACCACGGCCTGATCGCCGTCGTCAGTACGGTGCCCGAGGCGGACTTCGCCGAGGAGCCGCTGCGGGCCCATCTGGAGGACATGGAGTGGCTCACGGCGACGGCCCGCGCCCACCAGACGGTCATCGACTCGCTCACCGTCGTCACCACCCCGCTGCCGCTGCGGCTCGCCACCGTCTTCCGGGACGACAGCGGCGTACGCACGATGATGGAGGCCCGTGAGGAGGACTTCCGGCGCATCCTCGACCGGCTGGAGGGTCGGGTCGAGTGGGGCGTGAAGGTGTACGCCGAGACGGAGCCCACGGAAGCCGTGCAGCCCACCGAGTCCGCCGGGCCCACGGAGACCGGCCGGTCGGAGTCCGCGGCGACCTCCGGCCGCGACTATCTGCGCCGGCGTCGCACGCAGACGCGCGCTCGCGAGGACGTGTGGCAAAAGACTGCCGCATTCGCCGGACGGCTGCACGAAAAGCTTTCCGCGTTCGCCGAGGATTCCCGGCTGCACGCCCCGCAGAGCGCCACGCTCTCCGGGGCGTCCGGGCAGAATGTACTCAACGCCGCCTATCTGGTACCGCGTGCCGATTCCGAGGAATTCGTGGAACTGGTGGACCGGGAGAAGGATGACGTCCCAGGAATCCGGGTCGAACTCACCGGGCCCTGGGCGGCCTATTCGTTCACCGAGGAGTTCGCGGAGGAACCGGAGGAGCGGCAGTGA
- a CDS encoding gas vesicle protein K gives MTSQRNRLDLEPDTVERDLVKLVLTVVELLRQLMERQAVRRFDTGELSEEQEERIGLTLMLLDDRMTELRERYGLRPEDLNLDLGPLGPLLPRE, from the coding sequence GTGACATCACAACGCAACCGCCTGGATCTCGAACCCGATACCGTGGAACGCGACCTCGTGAAACTCGTCCTGACGGTCGTGGAGTTGCTGCGCCAGCTCATGGAGCGCCAGGCGGTGCGCCGCTTCGACACGGGCGAGCTGAGCGAGGAGCAGGAGGAGCGCATCGGGCTCACGCTGATGCTGCTCGACGATCGCATGACCGAGCTGCGCGAGCGCTACGGACTGCGGCCCGAGGACCTCAATCTGGACCTCGGGCCGCTGGGACCGCTGCTTCCCCGGGAGTGA
- a CDS encoding gas vesicle protein yields MTTPGRLPQPYGHDGGANLADILERVLDKGVVIAGDIRINLLDIELLTIKLRLIVASVDKAKEMGIDWWEDDPALSTRARRDELSRENAELRERLAQLEPARAQEEAP; encoded by the coding sequence ATGACGACCCCCGGGCGGCTGCCCCAGCCCTACGGCCACGACGGCGGCGCCAACCTCGCCGACATCCTCGAGCGCGTGCTCGACAAGGGCGTGGTCATCGCGGGCGACATCCGGATCAACCTGCTCGACATCGAACTCCTCACCATCAAGCTGAGGCTCATCGTCGCCTCGGTGGACAAGGCGAAGGAGATGGGCATCGACTGGTGGGAGGACGACCCGGCACTGTCCACACGGGCCCGCCGCGACGAACTCAGCCGGGAGAACGCCGAGTTGCGTGAGCGCCTGGCCCAGCTGGAGCCCGCCCGGGCACAGGAGGAGGCCCCATGA
- a CDS encoding gas vesicle structural protein GvpA — MTVVPAQQSGGGGGSSGLYDVLELVLDRGLVIDAFIRVSLVGIEILKIDVRVVVASVDTYLRFAEACNRLDLEAGPRKSPGLPDLVGEITESGARGKSKGALSGAAETISDAFKQARDDGDEGERESRPRARKSTASRRKEEQE; from the coding sequence ATGACCGTGGTACCCGCACAGCAGTCCGGCGGCGGAGGCGGCAGCAGCGGCCTCTACGACGTGCTGGAGCTCGTCCTGGACAGGGGGCTCGTCATTGACGCATTCATACGGGTCTCTCTCGTCGGCATCGAGATCCTGAAGATCGACGTCCGGGTCGTCGTCGCCAGCGTCGACACCTATCTCCGCTTCGCGGAGGCGTGCAACCGGCTCGACCTGGAGGCGGGCCCGCGCAAGAGCCCGGGCCTGCCCGACCTCGTCGGGGAGATCACCGAGTCCGGCGCACGCGGCAAGTCCAAGGGGGCGCTGTCCGGCGCCGCCGAGACCATCTCGGACGCCTTCAAGCAGGCGCGGGACGACGGGGACGAAGGCGAGCGCGAGTCCAGGCCGCGCGCTCGCAAGTCCACCGCGTCCCGCAGGAAGGAGGAGCAGGAGTGA
- a CDS encoding class I SAM-dependent methyltransferase — MSKAHPKPQETAVYTHGHHESVLRSHTWRTAANSAAYLLGSLEPHMTVLDVGCGPGTITADLAALVPDGHVTGVDRAPEILEHARATAAGRGLTNVGFTVADVHALDFPDDTFCVVHAHQMLQHVGDPVAALREMRRVTRPGGLIAVRDSDYAAMAWYPASPGMDAWLDLYRRVARANGGEPDAGRRLRSWALRAGLTDITATSSTWTFAAPDERAWWSGLWADRTLASAYAERATEGGHASAEQLRAVSEAWQEWGRHDDGWFSVLHGEILCRKDA; from the coding sequence ATGTCGAAGGCGCACCCGAAGCCGCAGGAGACCGCCGTCTACACGCACGGGCACCACGAGTCCGTGCTGCGTTCGCACACCTGGCGCACCGCCGCCAACTCGGCGGCCTACCTGCTCGGTTCGCTGGAGCCGCACATGACGGTCCTGGACGTCGGCTGCGGCCCGGGCACGATCACCGCCGACCTCGCGGCCCTGGTCCCCGACGGACACGTCACCGGCGTCGACCGGGCACCGGAGATCCTGGAGCATGCCCGCGCCACGGCCGCCGGACGCGGCCTGACGAACGTCGGCTTCACGGTCGCCGACGTGCACGCCCTGGACTTCCCGGACGACACGTTCTGCGTGGTCCACGCCCACCAGATGCTCCAGCACGTCGGCGATCCGGTGGCGGCGCTGCGCGAGATGAGGCGGGTGACCAGGCCGGGCGGCCTCATCGCGGTCCGGGACTCGGACTACGCGGCCATGGCCTGGTATCCGGCCTCCCCGGGGATGGACGCCTGGCTCGACCTGTACCGCCGGGTCGCCCGCGCCAACGGCGGTGAGCCGGACGCGGGGCGCCGGCTGCGGTCCTGGGCACTGCGGGCGGGGCTCACGGACATCACCGCCACGTCGAGCACCTGGACCTTCGCGGCGCCGGACGAGCGGGCCTGGTGGAGCGGGCTGTGGGCGGATCGCACGCTGGCCTCGGCGTATGCCGAGCGGGCCACCGAGGGCGGGCACGCGAGTGCGGAGCAGTTGCGGGCCGTGTCGGAGGCCTGGCAGGAGTGGGGGCGCCACGACGACGGCTGGTTCAGCGTGCTGCACGGGGAAATTCTGTGCCGTAAGGACGCCTGA
- a CDS encoding GvpL/GvpF family gas vesicle protein has translation MSTYVYGITASSHPSLPSAVGGVGDPPRQLRMLKQGDLAALVSDAPEGLRPKRRELLAHSNVLAEAGASGCVLPMRFGSVAPDDDTVTGVLAERAEHYKERLAALDGKVEYNIKASHAEEAVLHRVLSENPEIRAITEANRQAGGGTYEERLRLGEMVVAAVKAQEAEDATDVQHTLEPAADAVSVGPESSGWLANVSFLVDRGGVETFLTAVEQLRKGHPHLDLRLNGPLPPYSFVEPGPAEHAGTTLGAESAEE, from the coding sequence GTGAGCACGTACGTGTACGGCATCACCGCGAGCTCGCACCCCTCACTTCCGAGCGCCGTGGGCGGCGTCGGCGACCCGCCGCGCCAGCTGCGCATGCTGAAGCAGGGCGACCTGGCGGCCCTCGTCAGCGACGCCCCCGAAGGGCTGCGCCCCAAGCGCAGGGAGCTGCTGGCTCACTCGAACGTGCTCGCCGAGGCGGGCGCGTCCGGCTGTGTGCTGCCCATGCGGTTCGGCAGCGTCGCCCCTGACGACGACACGGTCACCGGCGTCCTCGCCGAACGCGCCGAGCACTACAAGGAGCGGCTCGCGGCCCTGGACGGCAAGGTCGAGTACAACATCAAGGCCAGCCACGCCGAGGAGGCCGTACTGCACCGGGTGCTCTCCGAGAACCCGGAGATCCGGGCCATCACGGAGGCCAACCGGCAGGCGGGCGGCGGCACCTACGAGGAGCGGCTGCGGCTCGGCGAGATGGTGGTCGCCGCGGTCAAGGCCCAGGAGGCCGAGGACGCCACCGACGTCCAGCACACCCTGGAACCGGCCGCGGACGCGGTCAGCGTGGGCCCCGAATCCTCCGGCTGGCTCGCCAACGTGTCGTTCCTGGTGGACCGCGGCGGGGTCGAGACCTTCCTCACGGCCGTGGAGCAGCTCCGCAAGGGACATCCGCACCTCGACCTGCGTCTCAACGGTCCGCTGCCGCCGTACAGCTTCGTCGAACCCGGCCCCGCCGAGCACGCGGGAACCACGCTCGGCGCGGAGAGCGCGGAGGAGTGA
- the ligD gene encoding non-homologous end-joining DNA ligase: MTEDDGTRKVRAGRRTVEVKRADKVLFPGDGGAKEYTKGDLVDYYRSVAEFMLPHLRGRPLMLERHPDGVDGPQFMQKNTPEHYPDWITRVEVAKEDGTVCHTVCDDVATLVFLADQACLTLHRWLSRTDDVHRPDRMVFDLDPAGDDFGQVREAAGLLGELLDELKLPSAPMTTGSRGLHIVVPLKGEENFDQVREFARDAADTLAAAHPDRLTTAARKKDRGDRLYLDVQRNAYAQTAVAPYTVRPRPGAPVATPLTWSHLDDPDLDARRWTIADAVEQARTNPWEGVMSRPRALGPARRRLDALRG, encoded by the coding sequence GTGACCGAGGACGACGGTACGAGGAAGGTGCGGGCGGGCCGCCGTACCGTCGAGGTCAAACGCGCCGACAAGGTGCTCTTTCCCGGTGATGGGGGCGCGAAGGAATACACCAAGGGCGATCTCGTCGACTACTACCGGTCCGTCGCCGAGTTCATGCTGCCGCACCTGCGCGGCCGTCCGCTGATGCTGGAGCGGCACCCCGACGGCGTCGACGGCCCGCAGTTCATGCAGAAGAACACCCCGGAGCACTACCCGGACTGGATCACCCGCGTCGAGGTCGCCAAGGAGGACGGCACCGTCTGCCACACGGTCTGCGACGACGTCGCGACCCTCGTCTTCCTCGCCGACCAGGCCTGTCTCACCCTGCACCGCTGGCTGTCGCGCACCGACGACGTCCACCGGCCCGACCGCATGGTCTTCGACCTCGACCCGGCCGGGGACGACTTCGGGCAGGTGAGGGAGGCGGCCGGGCTGCTGGGCGAACTGCTCGACGAGCTGAAGCTGCCGTCGGCGCCGATGACCACCGGTTCGCGCGGCCTGCACATCGTGGTGCCGCTCAAGGGAGAGGAAAACTTCGACCAGGTACGCGAGTTCGCCCGGGACGCCGCCGACACCCTCGCCGCCGCCCACCCGGACCGGCTGACCACCGCCGCCCGCAAGAAGGACCGCGGCGACCGCCTCTACCTCGACGTGCAGCGCAACGCCTACGCCCAGACAGCGGTCGCGCCCTACACCGTGCGCCCCCGTCCCGGCGCACCCGTCGCCACCCCGCTGACCTGGTCACACCTGGACGACCCGGACCTCGACGCCCGCCGCTGGACCATCGCGGACGCCGTCGAACAGGCCCGCACCAACCCATGGGAGGGGGTGATGAGCCGGCCCCGTGCGCTGGGACCCGCACGCCGTCGGCTCGACGCACTCCGTGGCTGA